Proteins from a genomic interval of Gordonia sp. SL306:
- a CDS encoding oxidoreductase yields MAKNGWTPADAPRMDGTTVVVTGANSGIGLETTRHLARLGAHVLMACRNIDAAMAARTDVLGSVPDGRVDVVQLDLGDLASVRKAADEIGDSYPSIEVLVNNAGVMAGRRELTADGFELDFGTNFLGHFALTGLLLERLLSAESGRVVTIGSSAHRAGVIDFDDLTMDHSFSTSRAYGRAKFSQLVFAVELQRRLSASGHTAPISVAAHPGATHSGVMRDSGRLLQWLFTTPSLHWLRRSFIMEGPEGALPSLRAATDPGVIGGQYFGPSGPGQFSGPPVLVVPSHRVFDGELGNRLWDTAEELTGVTYAFAR; encoded by the coding sequence ATGGCGAAGAACGGGTGGACGCCGGCAGATGCGCCGCGGATGGACGGCACGACCGTGGTGGTCACCGGTGCGAATTCCGGAATCGGGCTGGAGACCACGCGCCACCTCGCACGGCTGGGTGCCCACGTGCTGATGGCCTGCCGCAATATCGATGCCGCGATGGCCGCTCGTACCGATGTGCTCGGCTCCGTGCCCGATGGTCGTGTGGACGTCGTGCAGCTCGATCTCGGCGACCTCGCATCCGTTCGCAAGGCCGCCGACGAGATCGGTGACTCTTATCCGTCTATCGAAGTCCTGGTCAACAATGCGGGTGTCATGGCCGGGCGTCGGGAACTGACTGCCGACGGCTTCGAGTTGGATTTCGGGACCAATTTTCTCGGCCACTTCGCGTTGACGGGACTGCTCCTCGAGCGCCTGTTGTCGGCGGAATCGGGACGGGTGGTGACGATCGGCAGCAGTGCGCATCGCGCGGGCGTCATCGATTTCGATGATCTGACGATGGACCACTCGTTCAGCACCTCACGTGCCTACGGTCGTGCGAAGTTCTCGCAGTTGGTGTTCGCGGTGGAATTGCAGCGTCGGCTGTCGGCGAGCGGGCACACCGCACCGATCTCGGTGGCCGCGCATCCGGGTGCCACCCACAGTGGGGTGATGCGCGATTCGGGCCGGCTGCTGCAGTGGCTGTTCACCACGCCGTCGCTGCACTGGCTGCGCAGGTCTTTCATCATGGAGGGCCCGGAAGGTGCGTTGCCGTCGCTGCGCGCAGCCACCGATCCGGGTGTGATCGGTGGCCAGTATTTCGGTCCGTCGGGGCCAGGGCAGTTCAGCGGACCGCCGGTGCTCGTGGTGCCCAGCCATCGGGTCTTCGACGGGGAACTCGGAAACCGTTTGTGGGACACGGCAGAAGAGCTGACCGGGGTGACGTACGCGTTTGCGCGGTGA
- a CDS encoding GlsB/YeaQ/YmgE family stress response membrane protein, with translation MIGTIISAIVVGLIVGALARLVMPGKQNVGVIMTIVLGILGSLIGSWLTYQVGYSNSNGGWEVIPFIVGVVVAIALIAAYLAVRGRQVSHH, from the coding sequence ATGATCGGAACCATCATCAGTGCCATCGTTGTGGGTCTGATCGTCGGTGCACTTGCCCGGCTCGTCATGCCGGGCAAGCAGAATGTCGGCGTGATCATGACGATCGTGCTCGGGATATTGGGGTCATTGATCGGTTCGTGGCTGACCTACCAGGTGGGTTACAGCAACAGCAACGGCGGATGGGAGGTCATCCCGTTCATCGTGGGGGTCGTCGTGGCCATCGCCCTGATCGCGGCATACCTCGCGGTACGTGGACGACAGGTCAGCCACCACTGA
- a CDS encoding CsbD family protein yields MGLDDKISNKAEDLQGKAKEATGSVTGDRDLKNEGKGDQASSAVKDGVESVKDAAGKVKDKLTGH; encoded by the coding sequence ATGGGTCTCGATGACAAGATCTCGAACAAGGCAGAAGACCTGCAAGGCAAGGCCAAAGAGGCCACTGGAAGCGTGACCGGTGACCGTGATCTCAAGAACGAGGGCAAGGGCGACCAGGCGTCGTCGGCGGTGAAAGACGGCGTCGAAAGTGTCAAGGATGCGGCCGGCAAGGTCAAGGACAAATTGACCGGGCACTGA
- a CDS encoding hemerythrin domain-containing protein codes for MSTDAIVILKDDHKQIKKLFNDFRDAGPNATKTKGDIVGKIIEALTVHTYIENEGMYPAVRKAVPAVEDDILESYEEHHVADLLVMELVTMKPEDERFDAKTTVLIENVEHHIEEEESEWFPEVRKTLGRKELQQLGEELLELKEKAPHSPAQPSALKKTIDAIVR; via the coding sequence ATGTCGACAGATGCGATCGTGATCCTGAAAGACGACCACAAGCAGATCAAGAAGCTGTTCAACGATTTCCGCGATGCAGGTCCGAACGCGACGAAGACGAAGGGTGACATCGTCGGGAAGATCATCGAGGCCCTCACCGTGCACACCTACATCGAGAACGAAGGGATGTACCCGGCGGTCCGCAAGGCTGTGCCCGCCGTTGAAGACGACATCCTCGAGTCATATGAAGAGCACCACGTGGCCGACCTGCTGGTGATGGAACTCGTCACGATGAAGCCCGAAGACGAGCGATTCGATGCCAAGACCACCGTTCTGATCGAGAATGTGGAGCATCACATCGAGGAAGAAGAGTCCGAATGGTTTCCCGAGGTGCGTAAGACGCTGGGCCGGAAAGAACTCCAGCAGCTCGGTGAAGAGTTGCTGGAACTGAAGGAGAAGGCGCCGCACTCACCCGCACAGCCGTCAGCCCTCAAGAAGACCATCGACGCGATCGTGAGGTGA
- a CDS encoding zinc-dependent alcohol dehydrogenase: MRAVTWQGTRNVTVEDVPDPQIQEDSDAVIRVTSTNICGSDLHLYEVLGAFMKPGDILGHEPMGVVEEVGSQVGDLAIGDRVVIPFQISCGSCHTCTQELYTQCETTQVRDQGMGAALFGFSSLYGSVPGGQAEYLRVPQAQFTHIKVPGDASDSRYVYLSDVLPTAWQAVAYADIPAGGSVTVLGLGPIGDMAARIAAHHGAEVIAVDRVPERLARLRARGIHTIDLDEVDDIGDAVRQLTHGRGTDAVIDAVGMEAHGSPVNKMMQRVVAMLPDSVAEPMMRKAGVDRLSALYSAIDIVRRGGTLSIIGVYGGTADPLPMLTMFDKQIQIRMGQANVKKWAPDIMPLLGDDDPLGVDSFATHELPLNDAPHAYDIFQRKADGAVKVILKP; encoded by the coding sequence ATGCGCGCAGTCACTTGGCAGGGCACGCGGAACGTCACCGTCGAGGATGTCCCCGATCCGCAGATCCAGGAGGATTCGGACGCCGTTATCCGGGTCACCTCGACCAACATCTGCGGCTCCGACCTCCACCTGTACGAAGTTCTCGGGGCATTCATGAAACCGGGGGACATCCTCGGCCACGAACCCATGGGTGTGGTGGAGGAAGTCGGCTCACAGGTCGGCGATCTCGCCATCGGGGACCGGGTCGTGATCCCGTTCCAGATCTCGTGCGGGTCGTGTCACACGTGTACGCAGGAGCTATACACGCAGTGCGAGACGACTCAAGTGCGCGATCAGGGAATGGGTGCGGCACTCTTCGGCTTTTCGAGCCTTTACGGATCGGTTCCCGGTGGTCAGGCCGAGTACCTGCGCGTGCCGCAGGCACAGTTCACCCACATCAAGGTCCCTGGTGACGCATCGGATTCCCGATATGTCTATCTGTCCGATGTTCTGCCGACCGCGTGGCAGGCGGTCGCCTATGCCGACATCCCGGCGGGAGGATCGGTCACTGTCCTCGGCCTCGGCCCAATCGGCGACATGGCCGCACGCATCGCGGCTCACCACGGTGCCGAGGTGATCGCGGTCGACCGCGTACCCGAGCGGTTGGCGCGTCTACGGGCACGCGGTATCCACACGATCGATCTCGACGAGGTCGACGACATCGGAGATGCGGTCCGCCAGCTGACGCATGGTCGTGGCACCGACGCGGTGATCGATGCGGTGGGCATGGAGGCGCACGGCTCCCCGGTGAACAAGATGATGCAGCGGGTAGTGGCGATGCTCCCGGACAGTGTCGCCGAGCCGATGATGCGCAAGGCCGGCGTCGACCGCCTGTCGGCGCTCTACTCCGCCATCGACATCGTGCGTCGTGGAGGCACCCTGTCGATCATCGGCGTCTACGGCGGCACCGCCGACCCCCTGCCGATGCTGACGATGTTCGACAAGCAGATCCAGATCCGAATGGGGCAGGCGAATGTGAAGAAATGGGCACCGGACATCATGCCTCTACTCGGCGACGACGATCCCCTCGGTGTGGACTCCTTTGCCACACACGAACTCCCGTTGAACGACGCGCCGCATGCGTACGACATCTTCCAGCGCAAGGCCGACGGTGCCGTCAAGGTGATCCTGAAGCCATAG
- a CDS encoding RNA polymerase sigma factor SigF, producing the protein MDDYADVAPALQALREATDDQVRARMRSDIVERCLPLADHVARRFSGRGESLDDLVQVARIGVVNSVDRFDPGRGGSFLSFAVPTVMGEVKRHFRDSMWAIRVPRRAKETSLSINRASDELVQRLGRSPRPTELAEHLGMPVEDVIDGLMARSAYHATSIDSEPDDDDGRSIIDTLGADDERIAQIDEIVALRPALENLPERERQIVSLRFFHSMSQSEIAAEVGISQMHVSRLLNRTLARLRDELTPLPEKWGPDHRP; encoded by the coding sequence ATGGACGACTACGCAGACGTGGCGCCGGCGCTCCAAGCGCTGCGCGAGGCCACCGACGACCAGGTCAGGGCGCGAATGCGCTCGGACATCGTCGAACGATGTCTCCCGTTGGCCGACCACGTCGCGCGCCGATTCAGTGGCCGTGGGGAATCGCTCGACGATCTCGTTCAGGTCGCGCGCATCGGAGTGGTCAATTCCGTCGACCGTTTCGACCCGGGACGTGGCGGGAGTTTCCTGTCCTTCGCTGTGCCGACGGTCATGGGTGAGGTGAAGCGTCATTTCCGTGACAGCATGTGGGCGATCAGGGTGCCACGACGGGCCAAAGAGACCTCGCTGAGCATCAACCGGGCCAGTGATGAACTGGTCCAACGGTTGGGCAGGTCGCCGCGCCCCACCGAACTGGCCGAACATCTCGGCATGCCGGTCGAGGACGTGATCGACGGACTGATGGCGCGTTCCGCCTACCACGCCACGTCCATCGATTCCGAGCCAGATGACGATGATGGGCGGTCGATCATCGACACCCTGGGCGCCGACGACGAGCGGATCGCTCAGATCGATGAGATCGTCGCGCTGCGACCGGCTTTGGAGAACCTGCCCGAGCGGGAGCGGCAGATAGTGAGTCTGCGCTTCTTCCACTCCATGTCGCAGAGTGAGATCGCCGCAGAAGTCGGCATCTCGCAAATGCACGTTTCGCGGCTGCTGAACCGGACGCTGGCCCGACTTCGCGACGAACTGACCCCGCTGCCCGAGAAGTGGGGCCCGGACCACCGACCCTGA
- a CDS encoding STAS domain-containing protein encodes MSLDSHITFHDSPAPAAGARAAAGNLIAARTICVQRISGEIDLQSVADFAVALDRLTGRRPECVLLDLLQVRFLSTSGLAVLGQFCDDAAGRHIPVAVACGRAVARPVEACRLDDAIDLHDSLAAAGRSLTSVEFR; translated from the coding sequence ATGAGCCTGGATTCACACATCACTTTTCACGACTCACCGGCGCCTGCGGCAGGTGCGAGGGCTGCCGCAGGCAATCTCATTGCGGCCAGAACCATTTGTGTACAACGGATCTCGGGTGAGATCGACCTTCAGAGCGTGGCCGACTTCGCCGTGGCGCTGGATCGTCTGACCGGCCGCCGACCAGAGTGCGTGCTACTGGATCTGCTGCAGGTACGTTTCCTCAGCACCTCCGGACTGGCGGTGCTCGGCCAGTTCTGCGATGACGCCGCTGGACGTCACATACCGGTTGCCGTCGCCTGCGGTCGTGCCGTCGCGCGGCCCGTCGAGGCATGCCGCCTCGACGACGCGATCGATCTCCATGATTCGTTGGCGGCAGCCGGCAGGTCACTCACCTCGGTCGAGTTCCGCTGA
- a CDS encoding ATP-binding protein, whose protein sequence is MTENRNITDDHRVIDDVAQSADLPVELSVPARADRLQIVRAVVEGTLYADDWTIDDVADIQLAVDEVCSQLIVASVDAGRLRVSLLVGEAGFVGEVAGAIEPAIELDTAGFGWHVVETVTDAHAVTYVDDPHRRDVTVRLAKLLSGTRPR, encoded by the coding sequence GTGACCGAGAACCGCAACATCACCGATGACCACCGCGTCATCGACGACGTCGCGCAGTCGGCGGATCTGCCCGTGGAGTTGAGTGTGCCTGCACGAGCCGACAGACTCCAGATCGTCCGAGCAGTGGTGGAAGGCACCCTCTATGCCGACGACTGGACCATCGACGACGTCGCCGACATCCAACTCGCGGTCGACGAGGTCTGCTCGCAACTCATCGTGGCGTCGGTCGACGCCGGTCGCCTGCGCGTCTCACTACTCGTCGGAGAGGCTGGGTTCGTCGGCGAGGTGGCGGGCGCGATCGAGCCCGCCATCGAACTGGACACGGCCGGTTTCGGCTGGCATGTGGTGGAGACGGTGACCGATGCTCACGCGGTCACCTACGTCGACGACCCCCACCGCCGTGATGTCACGGTTCGATTGGCCAAATTGCTCAGCGGAACTCGACCGAGGTGA